A single genomic interval of Sphingobacteriales bacterium harbors:
- a CDS encoding Na(+)-translocating NADH-quinone reductase subunit A: protein MSSDIIKIKRGLDIKLAGQAEKKIHEALSIEEYALKPTDFRGVRPRLLVKEGDSVKAGTPLFYSKDNEQIMFSSPVSGTVIEVLRGEKRVLLEIKIKKDETQEYIDFGSADPKNLSREEVLEKMLKSGVWPLIRQRPYAIMANPIDQPKAIFISAFDSAPLAPDKNFIVQGYKEDFQAGIHALSKLTNGKIHLNIREGEAVSDVFTGATGVQINRFKGPHPAGNVGVQIHHIDPINKGEKVWYCYPEDVIIIGRLFLKGIYQPEKIIALTGSEIKEPAYYRIISGAKVESLLKNNLLSDQVRVISGNILTGTKIYPKGFIGFYDSQITVIPEGNYYEMFGWLSPGFKKFSFSRTFLNFFNRKNLKLDTNLHGGERPFIVTGQYEKVFPFDIYPVYLLKACLTENIDKMEQLGIYEVAPEDFALCEVVCTSKINSQDIIQKGIDLMIKEMS from the coding sequence ATGTCATCAGACATCATCAAAATTAAAAGAGGATTAGACATCAAGCTGGCAGGACAGGCTGAAAAAAAAATACATGAGGCATTAAGCATCGAAGAATATGCCCTGAAACCTACAGATTTCAGAGGAGTCAGGCCAAGGTTGCTGGTAAAGGAAGGGGATAGCGTTAAAGCCGGAACTCCTTTATTTTACAGCAAAGACAACGAGCAAATCATGTTTTCATCTCCCGTTTCAGGTACTGTCATTGAGGTGTTGAGAGGTGAAAAGAGGGTTTTGCTTGAAATCAAAATCAAAAAAGATGAAACACAGGAGTACATTGATTTTGGCTCAGCTGATCCGAAAAATCTTAGCAGAGAAGAAGTTCTTGAAAAGATGCTGAAAAGTGGTGTATGGCCACTGATACGTCAGCGTCCCTATGCCATAATGGCTAACCCCATCGATCAGCCAAAAGCCATTTTCATTTCTGCATTTGATTCTGCTCCGCTTGCACCCGACAAAAACTTTATTGTTCAAGGATATAAAGAAGATTTTCAGGCGGGTATTCATGCGCTTTCCAAACTGACAAACGGCAAAATTCATTTGAATATCAGGGAAGGGGAAGCTGTTTCTGACGTATTTACAGGAGCAACCGGAGTTCAGATAAACCGTTTTAAAGGCCCTCATCCGGCAGGAAATGTTGGTGTTCAGATTCATCATATCGACCCGATCAATAAAGGGGAAAAGGTCTGGTATTGTTATCCTGAAGATGTCATCATCATAGGACGCCTGTTTTTAAAAGGTATTTATCAGCCTGAAAAAATCATTGCCCTGACAGGCTCCGAAATTAAAGAACCTGCTTATTACCGTATCATATCGGGAGCAAAAGTAGAAAGCCTGCTGAAAAACAATCTTTTATCAGATCAGGTTCGTGTGATTAGCGGTAATATACTGACCGGAACAAAAATTTATCCAAAAGGATTCATTGGTTTTTACGATAGTCAGATAACCGTTATCCCCGAAGGGAATTATTATGAAATGTTCGGATGGCTGAGCCCCGGATTCAAAAAATTCAGCTTTTCCAGGACATTTCTCAATTTTTTCAACAGGAAAAATCTGAAACTGGATACCAACCTGCATGGAGGCGAACGTCCCTTCATTGTTACAGGACAGTACGAGAAGGTATTTCCTTTCGACATTTATCCGGTCTATCTGTTAAAGGCCTGCCTGACGGAAAACATTGATAAAATGGAGCAACTGGGCATTTATGAAGTAGCTCCTGAAGATTTTGCCCTTTGCGAAGTCGTTTGCACTTCCAAAATCAATTCCCAGGACATCATTCAAAAAGGAATTGATTTAATGATTAAAGAAATGAGCTGA
- a CDS encoding NADH:ubiquinone reductase (Na(+)-transporting) subunit B, which produces MKALRNQIDKIKPHFEKGGKFYFLHSTFDAFETFLFVPNHTTKSGAHIRDAIDSKRTMIIVVLALLPAMFFGCWNVGYQHDLALGLDGSVFSRFWLGFGKFFPILVVSYVVALGIEFAFAQIKGHEVNEGVLVTGFLIPLIMPPTIPLWMVAVSTAFAIIFGKEVFGGTGMNVFNPALVARAFLFFSYPSKISGVEPWVYTGGQPVVDGFSAATPLGNAGTGEFDKLASTWDAFVGTIPGSIGETSFIAIMIGALILLLTGIGSWRIMLSVFAGGALMAWIFNLIGANEYMQTVDPVMHLVYGGFAFGAVFMATDPVSAAQTNTGKYIYGFLIGIFTILIRVINPAYPEGMMLSILLMNTFAPLIDYYVVEANIRKRTKRVKLVNK; this is translated from the coding sequence TTGAAAGCGCTTAGAAATCAAATAGATAAAATCAAACCTCACTTTGAAAAGGGAGGAAAGTTTTATTTCCTTCACTCGACATTCGATGCGTTCGAGACATTTCTGTTTGTCCCCAACCATACAACCAAAAGCGGAGCACATATCAGAGATGCCATCGATTCGAAAAGGACAATGATTATAGTGGTTCTGGCTCTTCTTCCGGCCATGTTTTTCGGATGCTGGAATGTTGGCTATCAGCATGACCTGGCTCTTGGCCTGGATGGCTCTGTTTTCAGCAGGTTCTGGCTGGGATTTGGTAAATTCTTCCCGATATTGGTGGTATCTTATGTGGTTGCACTGGGAATTGAATTTGCCTTTGCTCAGATTAAAGGCCACGAAGTTAATGAAGGGGTTTTGGTAACCGGATTTCTTATTCCACTGATCATGCCCCCTACTATTCCGCTGTGGATGGTGGCTGTTTCCACTGCTTTTGCCATTATTTTCGGTAAGGAAGTTTTTGGTGGTACCGGAATGAATGTGTTTAACCCTGCATTGGTTGCCAGAGCCTTCCTTTTCTTTTCCTATCCATCCAAAATTTCTGGTGTTGAGCCATGGGTTTATACAGGTGGTCAGCCGGTGGTAGATGGATTCAGTGCGGCAACACCGCTTGGAAATGCCGGAACGGGTGAATTCGATAAACTTGCCTCAACATGGGATGCATTTGTGGGAACCATTCCCGGTTCCATTGGTGAAACCTCTTTCATCGCCATCATGATTGGTGCTTTAATTCTTTTACTGACCGGAATAGGCAGCTGGCGTATTATGCTTTCTGTTTTTGCCGGAGGTGCCCTGATGGCATGGATATTCAACCTGATTGGTGCTAATGAATATATGCAAACCGTTGACCCTGTCATGCACCTTGTTTATGGCGGTTTTGCCTTCGGGGCCGTATTTATGGCAACCGATCCCGTTTCTGCTGCTCAGACCAATACCGGTAAATACATCTATGGTTTCCTGATTGGTATTTTCACCATTTTAATCAGGGTAATTAACCCGGCTTATCCGGAGGGAATGATGCTTTCCATTCTCCTCATGAATACTTTCGCTCCCCTGATTGATTATTATGTGGTGGAAGCCAACATCAGGAAAAGGACAAAAAGAGTTAAATTAGTCAATAAATAA
- the nqrC gene encoding NADH:ubiquinone reductase (Na(+)-transporting) subunit C, with amino-acid sequence MFSNRYIFIYSSILTILVATVLAAAANLLKPRQQQNIEIEKIQNILSPAGIESTYSTAKELFAKYVTKQIVVNSNGEEIQGVRAFDVDLYIENKKPLEKRNLSIFVITHDDGEINYVVPVRGKGLWGPIWGYIAFKDDLNTIKGVRFDHKGETPGLGAEINTEHFQSQFPGEQILDATGKFISITVYKGKTQPEDKHAVDGISGGTITSKGLEAMLRDGLSGYENYFKKLRNSQNQ; translated from the coding sequence ATGTTTTCAAATCGGTATATTTTTATTTATTCATCAATATTGACGATTTTGGTGGCGACAGTTCTGGCTGCTGCGGCAAATCTGTTAAAGCCCCGTCAACAACAAAATATTGAAATTGAGAAAATTCAGAACATTTTGTCACCGGCAGGCATTGAAAGCACCTATTCGACTGCAAAAGAGCTTTTTGCCAAATATGTTACCAAACAAATTGTGGTCAATAGTAATGGCGAAGAAATTCAGGGTGTCAGGGCTTTTGATGTTGACCTGTATATTGAAAACAAAAAGCCACTGGAAAAAAGGAACCTTTCCATTTTCGTCATCACCCACGATGACGGAGAAATCAATTATGTAGTTCCTGTCAGAGGAAAAGGTCTGTGGGGACCAATCTGGGGATACATTGCTTTCAAGGATGATTTAAATACCATCAAAGGTGTCCGCTTCGACCACAAAGGTGAAACACCCGGACTTGGCGCTGAAATCAATACGGAACACTTTCAAAGCCAATTTCCCGGTGAACAGATACTGGATGCCACAGGAAAGTTTATTTCCATAACTGTTTACAAGGGAAAAACGCAGCCTGAAGACAAGCATGCCGTGGATGGCATATCAGGGGGGACTATTACCAGCAAAGGGCTTGAAGCCATGTTGCGTGATGGTCTGTCCGGTTACGAAAATTATTTTAAAAAATTACGAAACTCACAGAATCAGTAA
- a CDS encoding NADH:ubiquinone reductase (Na(+)-transporting) subunit D: protein MTQKQSLFSAKEKKLLLNPLNKENPITVQVLGICSALAVTVQMKPAIVMALSVTIVTAFSNLIISLLRNTIPPRIRIIVQLVVIASLVILVDQILKAYMYDVSKKLSVFVGLIITNCILMGRLEAFAMANKPFPSLIDGLGNGLGYGMILIIVSFIRELFGFGKILGYPVFEKLGIYSIGYENNGLIIAPPMALIIVGTIIWIQRTKNRDLIETK, encoded by the coding sequence ATGACACAGAAACAATCATTATTTTCAGCAAAAGAAAAAAAGCTGCTGTTAAATCCGCTGAATAAAGAAAATCCGATTACCGTTCAGGTACTTGGGATTTGTTCAGCACTTGCGGTTACAGTTCAGATGAAGCCTGCTATCGTCATGGCATTGTCAGTAACCATCGTTACTGCATTTTCCAACCTGATTATTTCTCTGCTCAGAAACACTATCCCGCCCCGAATCAGAATCATCGTACAACTGGTAGTCATTGCGTCACTGGTAATCCTTGTAGATCAGATACTTAAAGCCTATATGTATGATGTCAGTAAAAAACTTTCCGTTTTTGTCGGACTAATCATCACCAACTGTATCCTGATGGGTCGCCTTGAGGCTTTTGCAATGGCCAATAAACCTTTTCCTTCCCTGATTGACGGACTTGGCAATGGTTTGGGCTATGGTATGATTCTGATTATCGTGTCATTTATCAGGGAACTTTTCGGATTTGGGAAAATACTCGGCTACCCGGTATTTGAAAAGCTTGGCATTTATTCTATCGGTTATGAAAACAATGGTTTGATCATAGCACCACCAATGGCTCTAATCATTGTCGGAACTATTATCTGGATACAAAGAACCAAAAACCGTGATTTGATTGAAACAAAATAA
- the nqrE gene encoding NADH:ubiquinone reductase (Na(+)-transporting) subunit E — protein MQELFNIFVRSVFIDNMVFAYFLGMCSFLAVSKNVKTAIGLGTAVVFVQIITVPVNYLIERYVLKEGALAWLGSGFAELDLSFLTFIIFIATIASMVQLVEMVVEKFSPSLYNSLGIFLPLIAVNCAILGGSLFMSEREYQSFGEAFSFGLGSGVGWAIAIISIAAIREKIQYSHIPAPLRGLGISFILTGLMAIAFMSFMGIKI, from the coding sequence ATGCAGGAATTATTTAACATATTCGTCAGGTCTGTCTTTATCGACAACATGGTCTTTGCCTATTTTCTGGGCATGTGTTCTTTCCTGGCAGTATCAAAAAATGTCAAAACAGCTATCGGTCTCGGGACCGCAGTAGTTTTTGTACAAATTATAACTGTTCCGGTCAATTATCTTATTGAAAGGTACGTATTGAAAGAAGGAGCATTGGCCTGGTTAGGAAGCGGTTTCGCTGAACTCGACCTGAGTTTTCTTACCTTCATCATATTTATTGCTACCATAGCCTCAATGGTTCAGCTGGTCGAAATGGTGGTCGAAAAATTTTCTCCTTCTCTCTACAATTCATTGGGTATTTTTCTGCCACTTATTGCGGTCAACTGTGCAATACTTGGCGGCTCTCTCTTTATGTCAGAACGTGAATACCAGTCATTTGGCGAGGCATTTTCTTTCGGACTCGGTTCTGGTGTAGGTTGGGCTATTGCCATCATCTCCATTGCTGCCATCAGGGAAAAAATTCAGTATTCACATATCCCTGCCCCCCTGCGTGGGCTTGGTATTTCATTTATTCTAACCGGATTGATGGCCATTGCTTTTATGAGTTTCATGGGAATTAAAATTTAA